CCCCCGAGGTGGCCGCGGCCTGGGACGAGGTCTACTGGCTGATGGCCAACGCGCTGATCGCGATCGAGGAACGGCTCTACGCGCAGCAGGACGTGACAGCGGGCGACGTGTGGCGCGAGTGGACGGTGACGTCCCGCGTCGAGGACACCGAGGACGTGGCGACCTTCCGCGTCGCACCCGCCGACGGCGCGCCGGCACCCGCCTTCCGGCCGGGCCAGTACGTCTCCGTCCAGGTGGAACTGCCGGACGGTGCCCGCCAGATACGCCAGTACAGCCTCACCGGCGCCCCGCGCTCCGCGACGCGCTCCTTCTCGGTCAAGCGGGTGCGGGGCGAGGACGGCCCGGAGGGCGAGGTCTCCGCGCACCTGCACGAACGGCTGCACGCCGGGGACCGGCTGCGCGTCTCGGCGCCGTACGGCGACCTGGTGCTCGACGGGTCCGACGCCCCGCTGCTCCTCGCCTCGGCCGGTATCGGCTGCACCCCGGTCCTGTCGATGCTGGAGCACCTGGTGGAGGAGGGACACGGTTCGCCGGTCACGGTGGTGCACGGCGACCGGTCGCCCGCCGACCACGCGCTGCGCCGGGACCACGAGGAGCTCACCGGCAGGCTCCCCGGTGGCGTCTCCCACTTCTGGTACGAGACCCCGGAGCCCGGCCGGAGCCCGGACCGCACCGGCCTGGTCGACCTGAGCGGTGTGGCCGTCGCCCCGGGGACCCACGCCTACCTCTGCGGCCCGCTCCCCTTCATGCGCGCCGTCCGCTCGCAGCTCCTCGGCAAGGGCGTGGCTCCGGCCGACATCCACTACGAGGTGTTCGGTCCCGATCTGTGGCTCGCCCAGGACTGAAGCACGGCCACCCGGGGCACTCGCGGACTGTCCGGATCGAATCGCACACGATGCGGACAGTGCCCGGACAGGTTTGCCGGAGCCTCAAGTTCCGGTAAAAGCGCTGTACGGACACACTCCCCTGCGAAGACAAGGAGTCGGCCATGTCCTCACCCATGTCCGCGAGCAACTTCCTCAAGGCACTGAAGGCCGAGGGACTCACCGTCGTCCAGGTGGGCGAATGGCGTACGCACAACCGCAACCACAAGGGCCCCTGGGGGCCGGTCCACGGTGTGATGCTGCACCACACCGTCACGAAGGGCACGGCCCGCACCGTCGAGATCTGCCGCGACGGCTACTCGGGGCTGCCGGGCCCGCTCTGCCACGGTGTGATCGCCAAGGACGGACGGGTCCACCTGGTCGGCTACGGCCGCGCCAACCACGCCGGTCTGGGGGACGACGACGTCCTGCGCGCCGTCATCGCCGAGAAGCGGCTGCCGGCGGACAACGAGTCCAACACCGACGGCAACCGGCACTTCTACGGCTTCGAGTGCGAGAACCTCGGCGACGGGAAGGACCCCTGGCCCGCCGTCCAGCTGGAGGCGATCGAGAAGGCCGCCGCGGCGGTCTGCCGCTTCCACGGCTGGGGCGCCCCCTCGGTCATCGGGCACCGGGAGTGGCAGCCGGGCAAGGTCGATCCGCGCGGCTTCTCCCTGACGGGCATGCGCAACCGGATCCACGACCGCCTGAAGTAGTGCCTCGCGGGGCGGCACACAATGGAGGCATGGACCACGGAGCGCTCGACCTCTCCCGGCTGCAGCCGGTGCTTCCCTCACCCCTGCAGCCGGCCGAGGACGAGCGTTTCGCACGTCACGGCGTGACCCTGCTGCTCAAGCGCGACGACCTGATCCACCCCGACCTGCCGGGCAACAAGTGGCGCAAGCTCGTCCCCAACCTCCGGGCCGCCGCCGGCCGCACCGTACTGAC
The DNA window shown above is from Streptomyces sp. Alt3 and carries:
- a CDS encoding globin domain-containing protein is translated as MLSETSTATVRATLPAVGAAVGDIADLFYRKLFEAHPELLRDLFNRGNQASGTQRRALAGSIAAFAAQLVENPGTRPDVMLGRIANKHASLGITAPQYGIVHTHLLAAIAEVLGDAVTPEVAAAWDEVYWLMANALIAIEERLYAQQDVTAGDVWREWTVTSRVEDTEDVATFRVAPADGAPAPAFRPGQYVSVQVELPDGARQIRQYSLTGAPRSATRSFSVKRVRGEDGPEGEVSAHLHERLHAGDRLRVSAPYGDLVLDGSDAPLLLASAGIGCTPVLSMLEHLVEEGHGSPVTVVHGDRSPADHALRRDHEELTGRLPGGVSHFWYETPEPGRSPDRTGLVDLSGVAVAPGTHAYLCGPLPFMRAVRSQLLGKGVAPADIHYEVFGPDLWLAQD
- a CDS encoding N-acetylmuramoyl-L-alanine amidase, translated to MSSPMSASNFLKALKAEGLTVVQVGEWRTHNRNHKGPWGPVHGVMLHHTVTKGTARTVEICRDGYSGLPGPLCHGVIAKDGRVHLVGYGRANHAGLGDDDVLRAVIAEKRLPADNESNTDGNRHFYGFECENLGDGKDPWPAVQLEAIEKAAAAVCRFHGWGAPSVIGHREWQPGKVDPRGFSLTGMRNRIHDRLK